Proteins encoded within one genomic window of Paraglaciecola psychrophila 170:
- a CDS encoding O-antigen ligase family protein: protein MLNILLFWSTYFGGIYAAFTRAPVFAFMVYQVVYFYNPPLRWWGDSIPTLSYSFYMVALMVALLALNWKKLKHNKLLEVPQTKWIYLFLILHLIASLYAVLPVRHEIFTTYFLKLVITISIAYKLINTRQDLYLAISGYVFGAWYLSFYTFQIGRNSGDRVEGIGTVDSPDSNGIAATLAPAVVFGIYYLWRSPNWMYRTLSLIILAFLCNALILINSRGAVLGVAVGGMYMMYDLYKSKLKGKYQRATVVGLCLIGLVGLSVVADDTFIERFTSIKEESAGVKEDEETGSSRIVYWGAAYQLALDHPFGTGAYGFNFYSSQYIPANTFVGRQLRSTGGFKSVHSSWFSALAEVGFLGLFALLMIFLSCYLSAKKMKKYFFETNNINDYYLVTAMQGALLAFAVTIGFFRST, encoded by the coding sequence ATGTTAAATATATTATTATTTTGGAGCACATATTTTGGAGGAATTTATGCAGCCTTTACCAGAGCTCCAGTGTTTGCATTTATGGTTTACCAGGTCGTATATTTTTATAATCCTCCACTGCGTTGGTGGGGAGACTCGATACCTACTTTAAGTTATTCTTTTTACATGGTTGCTTTGATGGTCGCTTTGCTTGCTTTAAATTGGAAAAAATTAAAGCACAATAAGTTATTAGAAGTTCCTCAAACAAAGTGGATTTATTTATTTTTAATTCTGCACCTCATTGCTTCACTGTATGCTGTTTTGCCTGTCAGACATGAAATTTTCACTACATATTTTCTTAAACTCGTTATTACCATTTCTATCGCATACAAATTAATCAACACTCGTCAAGATTTGTATCTTGCAATATCTGGATACGTTTTTGGAGCATGGTATCTAAGTTTTTATACCTTTCAAATAGGACGCAATAGTGGAGACCGAGTAGAAGGAATTGGAACTGTAGACTCACCGGATTCTAATGGGATCGCAGCAACACTAGCACCTGCTGTTGTGTTTGGTATTTATTACTTATGGCGCTCCCCAAATTGGATGTATAGAACGCTTAGCCTAATAATTTTAGCTTTTTTATGCAATGCACTGATATTAATTAATAGCCGTGGTGCGGTCTTAGGAGTTGCAGTAGGCGGAATGTATATGATGTATGACCTCTACAAAAGCAAGCTAAAAGGTAAATACCAACGAGCCACTGTAGTTGGGCTATGCCTAATCGGCTTAGTTGGTTTGTCCGTTGTAGCTGATGATACTTTTATAGAGCGTTTCACTTCGATAAAAGAAGAATCCGCGGGGGTTAAAGAAGATGAAGAAACAGGTAGCTCAAGGATAGTGTATTGGGGCGCGGCCTATCAACTTGCTTTAGATCACCCTTTTGGCACCGGCGCGTATGGATTTAATTTTTACTCATCGCAGTATATACCTGCGAATACCTTTGTAGGAAGACAGCTTCGGAGCACAGGGGGGTTTAAGTCTGTGCACTCGTCTTGGTTTTCAGCATTGGCTGAAGTAGGCTTTCTTGGATTATTTGCTCTTTTAATGATTTTTTTATCTTGTTATCTTTCAGCTAAAAAAATGAAAAAATATTTTTTCGAAACAAATAATATCAATGATTATTATTTAGTGACTGCAATGCAAGGAGCATTATTAGCTTTTGCTGTAACTATTGGTTTTTTTAGATCGACATAG
- a CDS encoding SGNH hydrolase domain-containing protein, protein MVFSASGFSFLILGCLALLLTGNRTIYDPDGKFTAVYEEAVEPEPYRDKCFDTVTSSGSLDVCTLSSNLQSSKGKILLWGDSHGSALIPAFNILAKSHNVDIVNNSGCPPLFSIIRNASKSKCNKVNAELEKHLKSNHYHSIFLVGAWNNYINWNMISTIESDEPAKSMELAISQTLNYFKQQNTNLIFVAQPPRFKKSQAIEYIRAAALHYDIPRLNISIEEFNKQRKEANNAVKKSGIRSADFTDFFCNADLCFAMQKDIIMYKDTHHISNNAARLLAERLEEFINEH, encoded by the coding sequence TTGGTTTTTTCAGCAAGTGGTTTTTCATTTCTAATACTTGGTTGCTTGGCTTTACTTTTAACTGGCAACAGGACAATTTATGATCCAGATGGTAAATTCACAGCAGTTTATGAAGAAGCCGTGGAACCTGAGCCTTACCGTGATAAATGTTTTGACACTGTAACTTCATCAGGCAGTTTGGACGTTTGCACTTTATCTAGTAACCTTCAAAGTAGTAAAGGCAAAATACTTTTATGGGGAGACAGTCATGGGAGCGCGCTGATACCAGCCTTCAATATACTTGCCAAAAGCCATAACGTTGACATAGTGAATAATTCAGGCTGCCCCCCTTTGTTTTCGATAATAAGGAACGCATCTAAAAGTAAATGTAACAAAGTAAATGCAGAGCTTGAAAAGCATTTAAAATCAAATCACTATCATTCGATTTTCCTAGTGGGTGCTTGGAACAATTACATAAATTGGAACATGATAAGCACCATAGAATCTGACGAACCTGCCAAATCTATGGAGCTAGCAATCTCACAAACCCTAAATTATTTTAAACAACAAAATACGAATTTAATATTTGTTGCTCAACCCCCTCGCTTTAAGAAGTCTCAAGCTATCGAGTACATCCGAGCAGCGGCGTTACATTACGATATCCCCAGATTGAATATCTCGATAGAGGAATTTAATAAACAGCGCAAGGAAGCTAATAACGCAGTAAAAAAATCTGGAATAAGGTCTGCCGATTTTACAGACTTTTTTTGCAATGCCGATTTATGTTTTGCAATGCAAAAAGACATCATTATGTATAAAGACACCCATCACATATCTAACAATGCGGCTAGGTTACTAGCTGAAAGGCTAGAAGAATTTATAAACGAACATTAA
- a CDS encoding acyltransferase family protein, with amino-acid sequence MIYMPFLDGIRALAVIMVFIFHLNPKWLPGGFIGVDIFFVISGFLITQIIWKGLSNNTYSYGQFLWSRCKRLIPAYAFVIIATSLTGAYILLPNELIAFNKSIIYSIPFLTNLLFFIKSGYFEGSSEYFPLLHTWSLAVEWQFYLFFPFALLLLYKIKKEDIVRNLILFTIISAVISIIVTPIDPSMAFYLSPFRAAEFLIGGLVSFLVLKPINVKPWKINFLVSASFLGLLGFTIGLSKNSLFPGYYAIIVAFLSGTLIFGLYKQQQGLIKSLFSAEPIVFIGKISYSFYLWHWPIILYSKLYFESIHNIPVYVFITATTIICALLSYFFIENQFRRVKASFKIVVPMLLTYSFILAVPIYLFSSTNGLSSRLTEQDRTVLNTPGWRDFPGKCEFTQQKNKFYGCTLGDPIAQPHTLLWGDSHAQVLVWEYNKLAKTKNKSILSFTKGGCPPIFGGIPVNSPIEKQVCFDLQQKIFELLNSPNKITDIVIVAKWDGYTTKQLQQTPIMGNTHDDFTSLLISSIKYIQDLGYHVHLIDSIPYPGWEVPETIVRTRLLNKEETNTFEDVIPNIVFDLKANLDINLIGLSTYFPKDYLCDDGICSIMKDGAPLYFDSNHLSSDGVKAIEPILLSTLKNKKVAYE; translated from the coding sequence ATGATTTACATGCCTTTTTTGGATGGCATAAGGGCCTTAGCAGTCATTATGGTTTTCATATTCCACTTGAATCCAAAGTGGCTCCCAGGTGGATTTATTGGCGTTGATATTTTCTTTGTTATTTCTGGTTTTTTAATAACCCAGATTATTTGGAAAGGCTTGTCAAATAACACATACAGTTATGGTCAATTTTTGTGGTCAAGATGTAAACGGCTTATCCCGGCTTATGCATTTGTAATTATTGCGACCAGTTTAACCGGTGCTTACATTTTATTGCCTAATGAGTTAATCGCATTTAATAAAAGTATTATTTATTCAATCCCTTTCCTAACCAATCTGTTATTTTTTATAAAATCTGGTTACTTCGAAGGATCCTCAGAATATTTTCCGCTTTTACACACTTGGTCATTAGCGGTAGAGTGGCAGTTTTACCTATTCTTCCCCTTTGCTCTTTTATTACTTTACAAAATCAAAAAAGAAGACATTGTTAGAAATTTAATTTTGTTTACAATTATTAGTGCTGTAATAAGTATTATAGTTACTCCAATCGATCCCAGTATGGCCTTTTATCTATCTCCTTTTCGTGCCGCAGAATTTTTAATCGGTGGACTGGTGTCGTTTTTAGTTTTAAAGCCTATCAACGTTAAACCGTGGAAAATTAATTTTTTAGTCAGTGCTTCATTCCTAGGGTTACTTGGATTCACAATCGGACTGTCTAAAAACTCATTGTTTCCTGGCTACTATGCCATCATCGTAGCTTTCTTATCAGGCACGCTTATCTTTGGACTTTATAAGCAACAGCAAGGTTTGATAAAGAGTCTATTCTCTGCTGAGCCTATTGTTTTCATTGGTAAAATATCTTACTCATTTTATCTTTGGCATTGGCCTATCATCCTCTATTCAAAACTATACTTTGAGTCGATACACAACATTCCAGTATATGTATTCATTACAGCCACCACTATAATTTGTGCACTTCTCTCTTACTTTTTTATTGAAAACCAATTTAGACGAGTTAAAGCATCGTTTAAAATAGTTGTACCAATGCTACTAACCTACAGCTTTATTTTGGCAGTACCCATATACTTATTTAGCTCTACAAATGGATTATCATCCCGTTTGACTGAGCAAGATAGAACAGTATTAAATACACCAGGTTGGCGTGATTTTCCCGGTAAATGTGAATTTACACAGCAAAAAAATAAGTTCTATGGCTGCACACTTGGAGATCCCATTGCACAACCACACACACTTCTTTGGGGGGACTCGCATGCCCAAGTATTAGTATGGGAGTACAATAAGTTAGCTAAGACGAAAAATAAGTCTATCTTGTCTTTCACTAAAGGTGGTTGCCCACCAATATTTGGCGGTATTCCAGTAAATTCACCGATTGAAAAGCAGGTTTGTTTCGATTTACAACAGAAAATTTTTGAACTTTTAAACTCACCAAATAAAATAACAGATATTGTTATTGTGGCTAAATGGGATGGTTATACTACTAAGCAGTTACAACAAACGCCTATTATGGGTAACACCCACGATGACTTTACTAGCCTGTTAATTAGTTCAATCAAATACATTCAAGACCTTGGGTATCATGTGCACCTAATTGATAGTATCCCTTATCCTGGCTGGGAGGTACCTGAGACAATTGTTAGAACAAGACTATTAAATAAAGAAGAAACCAATACCTTTGAAGATGTCATACCAAATATTGTATTCGACTTAAAAGCCAATCTAGACATTAATTTGATTGGTTTATCTACTTATTTTCCAAAAGACTACCTTTGTGACGACGGTATCTGCTCGATAATGAAAGATGGTGCACCACTCTATTTTGATAGCAACCACCTTAGTTCTGATGGGGTGAAAGCTATTGAGCCTATATTATTAAGCACATTGAAAAATAAAAAAGTGGCTTATGAATAA
- the asnB gene encoding asparagine synthase (glutamine-hydrolyzing), which produces MCGIAGFTHFAGNMGDKVALKKMGDSIYHRGPDAGGEYLDEHVGLAHCRLAIIDLSDAGIQPMTSHDGKYIIVFNGEIYNFQALRAELSATGYPFKTHTDTEVILALYATEGENLLNKINGMFAFALWDTTTQKLMIARDRMGKKPLYYLQTDTQFAFASEIKAILTLPDVPRDIRLDAVYDFFAYQYVPDPKSIFTHIHKLPPGHYMTVDAKGIEITQYWDVSFKHTSTASEVELTEKLRELATHCTKQRMVSDVPLGAFLSGGVDSSGVVAMMAINSDTPVKTCTIGFDDEKYNETEFAKEVADKYHTEHHEFTVHQNVADNLEKIVGYFDEPFADPSLVPTFFVSELARQQVTVAIAGDGGDEVFAGYEKYTTDATENSLRNKFPKVLRKHLFPKLADFLALSNATIWRKGKSLLTSLSQEPAMGFYTTNSQIDDRQWQKLAKQDVKEKLGDYHPSKITIDAYEKSDGPDHLAKILYTDMKTYLPGGILVKVDRMSMANSLEVRAPLLDREVVEFAATLSSNMKFKNGEKKHILKEAFKPMLPDGILYRKKMGFSVPLASWFRHEIKELAKRHLIDQAQGLKSIFNHDYIQTLWHEHQNGSADHSALLWSMLMYEMWWVKYS; this is translated from the coding sequence ATGTGTGGAATTGCTGGTTTTACCCACTTTGCTGGAAATATGGGAGATAAAGTCGCCCTTAAAAAAATGGGTGACAGTATCTATCACCGTGGGCCAGATGCCGGTGGCGAATATCTAGATGAACATGTAGGCCTAGCTCATTGCAGATTAGCCATCATCGACTTGTCTGATGCCGGCATACAGCCCATGACATCACACGATGGCAAATACATCATCGTATTCAATGGTGAAATCTATAATTTTCAAGCATTAAGGGCAGAACTCAGCGCCACAGGTTACCCCTTTAAAACCCACACCGATACCGAAGTCATATTGGCCCTATATGCCACAGAAGGCGAAAACCTGCTGAATAAAATAAACGGCATGTTTGCGTTTGCTTTATGGGATACCACCACACAAAAGCTGATGATAGCCAGAGATCGTATGGGTAAAAAACCCTTATATTATCTGCAAACCGACACCCAATTTGCCTTTGCCTCTGAAATCAAAGCTATTTTAACGTTACCCGACGTACCCAGAGACATCCGCCTAGATGCGGTTTATGACTTTTTTGCGTATCAATATGTGCCCGACCCTAAAAGTATTTTCACCCATATTCATAAGCTACCGCCTGGCCACTATATGACAGTGGACGCCAAGGGTATCGAAATCACCCAATACTGGGACGTATCCTTTAAACACACCAGCACAGCAAGCGAAGTCGAATTAACAGAAAAACTAAGAGAGCTTGCTACCCACTGTACCAAACAACGTATGGTCAGTGACGTGCCACTAGGCGCATTTTTAAGTGGTGGTGTTGACTCAAGTGGCGTAGTGGCCATGATGGCGATTAACAGCGACACACCTGTCAAAACCTGTACGATTGGTTTTGACGATGAAAAATATAACGAAACCGAATTCGCCAAAGAAGTCGCCGACAAATATCACACCGAACATCACGAATTTACCGTACATCAAAATGTGGCAGATAACTTAGAAAAAATAGTGGGTTACTTTGACGAGCCCTTTGCCGACCCCTCTTTAGTGCCCACCTTTTTTGTATCTGAACTAGCACGACAACAGGTAACAGTAGCCATTGCCGGTGATGGCGGCGACGAAGTCTTTGCCGGTTACGAAAAATACACTACCGATGCCACAGAAAACAGCTTACGTAATAAATTCCCTAAAGTGCTGCGAAAACACCTATTCCCTAAGCTTGCAGACTTTTTAGCACTGAGTAATGCAACAATTTGGCGCAAAGGTAAGTCTTTACTAACCAGCTTAAGCCAAGAGCCAGCCATGGGCTTTTATACCACCAACTCACAGATTGACGACAGACAGTGGCAAAAACTGGCCAAACAAGATGTCAAAGAAAAACTAGGTGATTATCATCCCTCCAAAATCACTATCGACGCCTACGAAAAATCAGACGGCCCTGACCACCTAGCAAAAATACTCTACACCGACATGAAAACCTATTTGCCTGGCGGCATACTAGTCAAAGTAGACCGCATGAGCATGGCCAATTCACTTGAAGTGCGTGCTCCACTGCTTGATAGAGAAGTAGTCGAATTTGCCGCCACCCTGTCCTCCAACATGAAATTTAAAAACGGCGAGAAAAAACACATACTAAAAGAAGCCTTTAAACCCATGCTCCCCGACGGTATTTTATACCGTAAAAAAATGGGCTTTTCGGTACCACTAGCAAGCTGGTTCAGACATGAAATAAAAGAACTAGCCAAACGTCACTTAATAGACCAAGCCCAAGGGCTTAAAAGTATCTTTAATCACGATTATATTCAAACCCTATGGCATGAACATCAAAATGGAAGTGCCGATCACAGTGCCCTGCTGTGGAGCATGCTGATGTATGAGATGTGGTGGGTGAAGTATTCATGA
- a CDS encoding glycosyltransferase: MTETINVLQFICPTGFYGAERWVLALAKHLDPSKVRCYLAVTMEPGQTRLELVNEYKKLDLPCHIVDMKSKFDLSAVTKMAELIKQQNIHIVHTHGYKSDIIGVLAARKAGVPCVVTPHGFENAKDFKLRTFIWLGCQAMKYATKVVPLSQQLMRDCKRMGVKGHKTLYIQNGVDLSEVEATPAPDRQNATEKRIGFVGQMISRKNIFDILDIFDQLHAKHPNTRLVLLGDGDTRAALETHSKVLASNSHIEFLGFRDDRLSLLKSFDLFVMTSTLEGIPRCLMEATAASIPVAAYDIAGIDQLIEHQKTGLLAPLGEKAQLLEHWESLLFTEGYGDELAANAKEFVYQHYSANRMATEYTELFEKLVQEAE, encoded by the coding sequence ATGACTGAAACTATCAACGTGCTGCAGTTCATATGCCCTACCGGTTTCTATGGGGCAGAACGCTGGGTGTTAGCTCTAGCTAAACATTTAGATCCCTCCAAAGTACGCTGTTATTTAGCCGTGACCATGGAGCCAGGGCAAACTCGATTAGAATTAGTCAACGAATACAAAAAATTAGACTTACCTTGCCATATTGTGGACATGAAAAGTAAATTTGATTTGTCTGCGGTAACTAAAATGGCAGAGCTGATCAAACAACAAAACATCCATATCGTGCATACCCATGGATACAAATCCGACATTATCGGGGTATTAGCCGCCAGAAAAGCAGGTGTTCCTTGCGTGGTGACCCCACATGGGTTTGAAAATGCCAAAGACTTTAAGCTACGCACTTTTATCTGGCTAGGTTGCCAGGCCATGAAATACGCCACTAAAGTGGTACCGCTTTCGCAGCAACTTATGCGTGACTGCAAACGCATGGGTGTTAAAGGGCATAAAACCTTATACATTCAAAATGGTGTTGACCTGTCAGAAGTAGAAGCTACGCCGGCCCCCGATAGACAAAACGCAACAGAAAAACGTATCGGTTTTGTAGGTCAAATGATCAGCCGCAAAAACATCTTTGATATCTTAGATATATTTGATCAATTACATGCCAAACATCCTAACACCCGTTTAGTGTTGTTGGGTGACGGTGATACCCGAGCCGCACTAGAAACCCACAGCAAGGTCCTTGCCAGCAATAGTCATATTGAATTTTTAGGTTTTAGGGATGACAGATTATCCCTTTTAAAGTCATTCGATCTGTTTGTGATGACATCCACTCTCGAAGGTATTCCTCGATGTTTAATGGAAGCTACAGCAGCCAGCATACCCGTTGCAGCCTATGATATTGCAGGTATTGACCAACTAATAGAACACCAAAAAACCGGACTGCTTGCACCGCTAGGTGAAAAAGCTCAGTTACTGGAACATTGGGAAAGCTTATTGTTTACAGAAGGTTATGGCGACGAGTTAGCGGCCAATGCCAAAGAGTTTGTGTATCAGCATTATTCTGCTAATCGTATGGCAACAGAATATACTGAATTGTTCGAAAAATTGGTACAGGAGGCCGAGTGA
- a CDS encoding acyltransferase family protein: MLIVFFVISGFLITSIIVKEIESNKFSFYKFYIRRFRRLFPVGFFIIFVTVVLYAFLYPEHLFIKTVLSAIAALLFVSNMYFWQQGGYFENDLHLQPLLHTWSLSVEEQFYLIFPAILVAIFTFKILFKFRYILICISIAISIALAVIYAPSLESFIGFYVLPTRFYELAIGALVALFLNDKKEKNPNQSIFFARDWFCFDIRNSI, encoded by the coding sequence GTGTTGATTGTTTTTTTTGTCATAAGTGGCTTCTTAATCACTTCAATAATTGTAAAAGAAATAGAAAGTAATAAATTCAGTTTTTATAAATTCTACATTAGACGATTTAGAAGACTTTTTCCCGTTGGCTTTTTTATCATATTTGTTACTGTCGTTTTATATGCTTTTCTTTACCCTGAACACCTATTTATTAAAACGGTTTTATCTGCGATCGCGGCACTATTATTCGTTTCAAATATGTATTTTTGGCAACAAGGCGGGTATTTTGAAAATGATTTGCACCTTCAACCACTACTTCATACTTGGAGTTTAAGTGTAGAAGAGCAATTTTATTTAATATTTCCTGCTATTTTAGTCGCTATTTTTACATTTAAAATACTTTTCAAGTTTCGCTATATTCTAATTTGTATTTCAATAGCGATTTCGATTGCCTTGGCAGTTATTTATGCCCCCTCTTTGGAATCATTTATAGGGTTTTATGTTCTTCCAACTCGGTTTTACGAACTTGCAATTGGTGCTCTAGTTGCATTATTTTTAAATGACAAGAAAGAGAAAAATCCAAATCAAAGTATTTTTTTTGCGAGAGATTGGTTTTGTTTTGATATTCGGAACAGTATTTAG
- a CDS encoding polysaccharide deacetylase family protein: protein MSEKGSKTPIIFVLSIDTEEEWDWSGPFPQQNANVENIDKLPAFHSICEGLGIRPTYFVDYAVSDNANAVAKMQTFTAKGNCEIGAHLHPWCNPPYFGEVGEAESHVVNLPAEQVSQKLDVLMASLESGFGIKPKSFRTGRWGIDKKIMALLIQSGINVDSSVYPFYKNEYFSCGGASTLPYWPDLNDPLHHGSQDTLYELPVTVGFNRTQFALANQIHTAFAKPPLSWTRFNGLAWHTHLLRKTYLCPELSSTQDMLTLCDTVIKKGYPVLHMYMHSSSLLVNQDDLLGGENTPFNFISDAITKVVTQLKSTYDIEFCTISEAASKLQKMDIPVI, encoded by the coding sequence GTGAGCGAAAAAGGAAGCAAAACACCTATTATATTTGTATTGAGTATAGACACTGAAGAGGAGTGGGATTGGTCAGGCCCGTTTCCCCAACAAAATGCTAATGTAGAAAATATCGATAAATTACCGGCTTTTCACAGTATCTGCGAAGGCTTAGGCATTAGGCCTACTTATTTTGTAGATTATGCGGTGTCTGATAACGCTAACGCAGTAGCAAAAATGCAGACATTTACAGCCAAAGGCAACTGCGAAATTGGCGCACATCTTCATCCTTGGTGCAATCCTCCGTATTTTGGCGAAGTGGGTGAAGCTGAATCTCATGTGGTAAATTTACCTGCAGAACAAGTATCACAAAAATTAGACGTATTGATGGCCAGCCTGGAATCAGGGTTTGGGATTAAACCCAAGTCATTTAGAACCGGCAGATGGGGCATTGACAAAAAAATCATGGCGTTGCTGATACAAAGCGGCATTAACGTTGACTCTAGTGTGTATCCTTTTTATAAAAATGAATATTTTAGTTGTGGCGGCGCTTCAACCCTGCCCTATTGGCCAGACCTAAACGATCCCCTTCACCACGGTTCACAAGATACCCTTTACGAACTGCCCGTAACAGTCGGCTTTAACCGAACACAGTTTGCATTAGCCAATCAAATTCATACGGCTTTTGCCAAACCCCCTTTAAGCTGGACCCGTTTTAACGGACTGGCATGGCATACCCATTTATTGAGAAAAACCTATTTATGCCCAGAGTTATCATCGACTCAGGATATGCTAACCCTGTGTGACACGGTTATCAAAAAGGGTTATCCGGTATTACATATGTATATGCACAGCTCTAGCTTGCTTGTGAATCAAGATGATTTATTAGGCGGTGAAAATACCCCCTTTAACTTTATCAGCGATGCAATAACAAAAGTGGTAACCCAGTTAAAGTCTACATACGACATCGAATTCTGCACCATTTCTGAAGCAGCAAGTAAATTACAGAAAATGGATATCCCGGTTATATGA
- a CDS encoding glycosyltransferase, producing the protein MSRISVLHLTFDMRIGGTEMVIKNLIEGSDHDVFEMSIFCIEKPIGPWGLDLQKSGIQITAKARKPSFDTSIIKAIRRHLKENRIDVIHCHQYTPWVYGALAAMGTKTKVIFTEHGRFYPDSSSWKRKLINPWLCRITDHITAISKSTKQSLIDFENIPETRIDVIYNGIKPLVADKNNTIALRAKHHIPHDSKILGTVARLDPIKNQKMMIKAFYKVLKTHPKTFLLIVGDGEERQALQSLVDELKLKPNVIFTGYDANPVNLINLMDVFLLSSFSEGTSMTLLEAMSLGKPCVVTDAGGNREVISHGESGLVAMNNDEDDYVDKIKTMLDESCYITHRYQIIKRFQSLFSDKAMIKMFIPLYNE; encoded by the coding sequence GTGAGTCGAATTTCTGTGTTACACCTAACCTTTGATATGCGAATAGGCGGCACCGAAATGGTGATTAAAAACCTGATCGAAGGCAGTGATCATGATGTATTTGAAATGTCTATTTTTTGCATTGAAAAGCCTATAGGCCCTTGGGGCTTGGACTTGCAAAAATCAGGTATTCAAATAACAGCAAAAGCGCGAAAGCCTAGCTTTGACACATCAATTATTAAAGCTATCAGAAGGCATTTGAAAGAAAATAGAATTGACGTAATCCACTGCCATCAATACACGCCATGGGTTTATGGTGCGCTGGCCGCAATGGGAACTAAAACCAAAGTTATATTCACCGAGCATGGGCGCTTCTATCCCGACTCTAGTAGCTGGAAACGTAAATTAATTAATCCTTGGCTATGCAGAATAACCGATCATATTACGGCGATTTCAAAATCAACGAAACAGTCATTGATTGATTTCGAAAACATCCCAGAGACCCGGATAGATGTAATTTATAACGGCATAAAACCTTTGGTAGCAGACAAAAATAATACTATTGCATTACGAGCTAAACATCATATTCCTCATGATTCAAAGATTTTAGGTACTGTTGCTCGCTTAGACCCTATAAAAAACCAAAAAATGATGATCAAAGCATTTTATAAGGTATTGAAAACCCACCCAAAAACGTTCTTGTTGATCGTCGGTGATGGAGAAGAGCGGCAGGCTCTCCAATCATTGGTGGATGAGCTTAAACTCAAGCCCAACGTTATTTTTACCGGTTATGATGCTAACCCTGTGAATCTCATAAACTTAATGGATGTTTTTTTGTTGTCTTCGTTTAGTGAAGGTACTTCAATGACCCTTTTAGAAGCGATGTCATTAGGAAAGCCTTGTGTCGTAACCGATGCAGGAGGAAACCGTGAGGTAATATCTCATGGTGAAAGTGGGTTAGTGGCAATGAACAATGATGAAGATGACTACGTTGATAAAATAAAAACAATGCTTGATGAATCTTGTTACATCACTCATCGGTATCAAATCATCAAACGTTTCCAATCGCTATTTAGTGATAAAGCGATGATAAAAATGTTTATTCCTCTTTATAATGAGTAA
- a CDS encoding GNAT family N-acetyltransferase has translation MKIRMAVAGDQAIWDEYVDGHSNATPYHRFAWLLSIEQAYQHENVSLLAFNDDTLVGVLPCIKMQKPFSKPSYCALPFCDLGFGLANDPSILQALQSEALALLQREGGNSFDYRDSVNTSPGDELAGKKVRMVLPLPGDSEALMAGFKSKLRSQIRKAEKNGLTCVITNSQTQIDDFYQIFAINMRKLGSPVHSKKWFECLFNNYAQQSILSVVYSDKVPVGAGIVLRTANKVAIPWASTVAEYNKLAPNMMLYWSLLEHVSNLGCTEFDFGRSTFDEGTYKFKRQWGAEPVPLYWSDLAQNLAPNQTTTDITSTGSDNVNKIRALVEKTWSKLPLGVTTRLGPKIRKHISL, from the coding sequence ATGAAGATTAGAATGGCGGTCGCCGGCGATCAGGCAATATGGGATGAATATGTAGACGGCCACAGCAACGCCACGCCTTATCATCGATTTGCGTGGCTGTTGAGTATCGAACAAGCCTATCAACATGAAAATGTGAGTTTACTGGCTTTTAATGACGATACCTTAGTGGGTGTTTTACCTTGTATTAAAATGCAAAAACCCTTTTCTAAGCCCAGTTACTGCGCCCTACCCTTTTGTGATTTAGGGTTTGGCCTAGCCAACGATCCCAGCATATTACAAGCATTACAGTCTGAAGCCCTCGCCTTATTGCAACGTGAAGGTGGCAATAGTTTTGACTACCGAGACTCGGTTAATACATCACCAGGCGACGAATTAGCAGGTAAAAAAGTTCGTATGGTATTGCCTTTACCTGGCGATTCTGAAGCGCTCATGGCAGGTTTTAAGTCCAAGTTACGCAGTCAAATCCGCAAGGCAGAAAAAAATGGATTAACCTGTGTAATAACCAATAGCCAAACACAAATTGATGATTTTTATCAGATATTTGCTATCAACATGCGCAAGCTTGGCTCGCCGGTTCACAGCAAGAAATGGTTTGAGTGTTTATTTAACAACTACGCCCAGCAAAGTATTTTGTCAGTTGTTTACAGCGACAAAGTACCCGTAGGCGCAGGCATAGTGTTACGCACCGCTAACAAAGTGGCCATTCCTTGGGCATCCACGGTAGCCGAATACAATAAGCTAGCCCCCAATATGATGTTATATTGGTCATTGTTAGAACATGTGAGTAATTTGGGCTGTACAGAATTTGATTTTGGCCGTTCGACGTTTGACGAAGGTACCTATAAGTTTAAACGCCAGTGGGGTGCAGAGCCTGTGCCTTTATACTGGTCAGACCTAGCTCAAAACCTAGCACCAAACCAAACGACAACAGATATAACCAGTACTGGCTCCGACAACGTCAATAAAATCAGAGCGCTAGTTGAAAAAACATGGTCAAAATTACCATTGGGAGTCACAACCCGACTTGGCCCAAAAATCCGTAAGCATATCAGCCTTTAG